The genomic DNA tatcaagTATTTTCGCCTATTGAACTAGCAAGAAACATGGATGAACGTATTAAAATTGCCTGCCAATGGGGAATTGGTACCTTAAGCGAAAGACATTGGTCTGTAGCAGGCGAATTCTCGGCAGCTTTGACAGACTGTACAAAGTGGCTGAACGGCGTTGGGTTTGGTGCGAGATACGATGGAACTTGGGCCAAGGGAAATGAGAAGTCCTATCACATCGGTTCGTGTGTGAACAATGAGAATGTAGGTTTGTGGTCTGAggaaagaagacaaaacaCTAGAAAATTTGTCGAGGCTCAATTGGATGCCTTTGAAATGACCGGTGGATGGATCATGTGGTGTTACAAGACAGAGAACAGTATTGAATGGGACGTTGAAAAGCTAATTCAACATAACCTTTTCCCACAACCAATTAGCGACAGAAAACACCCAAATCAATGTCGCTGAGCCTTCTTTAAACTCAATAAAGCCCTCGAGAGTGACTGTTACCATTAAAAAGGCCTTTGGCAGCAAGTCTCCCTATATATAATCTCAGGAGCTGTATAAGCTAATATTCGTCGCTTACTAGATACTACATATGTTGctattataaataaaaaacctGTTCTTTATGAGCAAGAATGAGAGGTTTTGACAGTTAATTATTGCGTAGGACAGGATACAAGTAATGCGCGGGACACGCGTCACTCTTGATTTTACCGGGTCGTCTGTTTTGCCAGCGTAAATGAGATGgagaaaaacaataaagataTACAAAAGTTGTTGGTAGTGCtgtaaaagaacaaaacgaATCCCGTACACGCATATCGCATTCCATATACTGATATTCGCATTCACCTGCTAGGTTGttctgaaaaagaaggcgCTGGAAcactatttttttggtattatATCTGATAAATGGCAGCGGTACCCACTATCGATCTTACACTAGCTGACTCAGATAATGAAGACATATTCTATTCCTTCTCATCTTCTACAAGTATGGATAATACAGACgttaaaaaagaaaacatcaaaacaaagaaaacggGTGTAGAACCCTCACCGTTTGTTGGCAGTATGAAACAACCACTTTCACATCCTTACAAAGTGAGTCTATCAAAAAGTAAgaaatataatattctttcgaaaaatgaaacaattaCAAACAAAGATTTGAGTATAGAAGGAAACACAAAGTCTTTCAACATGGCAAACCGACATAACGTTGTAAAGGGAGGGATTGTGGTGTCACCTGATGAcagtgaagaaaagaaagacagCAATTTAAATAAGCAAATCACAGAGCTATTTAGTGAGAACGAGTATGCAAACTCAGCAAAAGACCAAGAGCAAAACGAAacagaaagagaaatgaTCCAAGATAAAACGGAAAAAGAGGCGGTTGCCAACATTCCATCTTCATATTTCTCTAAAGATTACAACGCTAGTGAAGATGATTTCGAGCCCAACTACAGCCAGAATAGTACTTTCAAATTCCAAAATGATCCGAACCCAAATATGGACACACATCGTTTAATAGAGGGGGATAGAAACATCAAAACGGAAGATAATTGTTTAAAGGAAGACGAAGATCTAACGAAGGAAATGGCAGCCGTGAACCACCATGCCATCCCTTTTGAAGCTGGCGCTAGTCCGAAACCTGAAGTTGAAAGCGACTTTAAAGACATTACAACAAAAATCTCTAATAGTGAGCCAACTCTACCATCACCATCCTACGTAATGcctgatgaagatatattTAAAAACGGGACGGCCGGGGTAGACGAAAATGCGACTGTTCGACTTCCAGGACTGCGAAGCGATGTTCCTTCCcttgaacaagaagaaagtgaaCTATTCAAGCATTTTAGTGAGCAACCtttcaatatcaaagaagttgattttacaaacaaaagaaagtacaGTAGCGATTTAGAGGATAAAAATACAGTCAAGAGGCCAATATTACCCCTAAGACACTTAGACGATGGAACTCATGAGGGTTCTGCTGCTGAGCAGGAGAATAATTCGATCATCATACTTTCTGACGAGGAAGAACCCGATGTCCCTATGGATGATGTTCAACATGACGTGAAACTTCCTGAATTTACCACAGCAGATAAATTTGGTACTGTTATGCCAGAAGTTATATCCTTACTTGACCTTCCTAACATTAATTTGGACAGTCCATTCATAAAAGGGGTCAGTGATAGTGATTCAGCGATTACACCGGAAAAACAAACACCTAGATCAAATTCATTTATTCCCCAAAGAGACGTAAAGTCAGAGCAAGGCCCAGAATCTTTTCACAAAGAATATAACTCACttgaaactttgaaaaaagaacatcaGGTTTTATTAAAGGAATTGAATTCTAAAGAATCCGAATTACGTAATGCTCTTAATTCGTCCAAGACGAACTCTGAGATCTTAAGGAGAAAACTAAcgagaagagaaaaagaagtttCAGAGGCTGAAAGACATTGGCAACTTCTGTTGACGTTAATGAATAGGAGCGGTAGAACCATTAGCTCGACCCAGCAAATTCTAGTCGATGAAGCTCAAAACCAGTTAAATAcatcaaaggaaaaaaggcAATTGACAAAAGCAAAGTTGGATTCAATCAATATGAAGATGTATAACTATAATGAACAGTGGAAATCCTTTGTACAcctaaaaaatttaaaactACAAAAATCATTGACCGCACTTGAACAATCAATTAGGGAAAATGAAGCCTCTGAAACtgtaaacaaaagaagcgAACATCTGGCTGAGAAGGAAAAGCTAGACCAGATGCTAAAAGAAGGAACACTAAGCTTCAGTAAATACAAGCAGTTAACGAGTGAAATCCAGAAGAAGCTGAATGACCTGAATATAGAAAATCAACGCAAAAAAGATAACAGTCATGACACATCAATACTACAGCAGCCCCTGGCGAAGAGAGACTTATTTATAAAATCTATCGATACCGCGAAAGATTTATTAGCAAAAAACACATCCAGAACAGAAATGACAAAACGAATTCTTTATAAACATCTGGACAATTTGATTACCTataaaaacttttttgaaGGGGGAAAATCTTTAATAGATGTCAACAGAAGAAACATCGCACGTGAATCTGCTCAAGTGTTATTTACCAATGGTGTTAAAATGCcaattgtttttgaaactctACAAGATTACGGTATCAAGTTTTCTAATCCGTCACTTGTTAATCCTGACAGAAGAGCCCAATATTTTAAAAGTATTGAAGTTGCTCGCGACCTTATTATGAAGTCCAATAGATCGGAGGATGCGAAGAGGAAGATTACTCGATTCTTAAATATTCTGGAAGAATTCCGAAAGGATATAGACACGGGATTTCCGCCGACACCCTTAAAGAGAGAAGGCGTTGGGAAAGCTGTCGTTGGGCTGAGACAACAAGGActgaaaatggaaaaactGTATGAAAATCTTAGGAAATATAAAGTTCCTTTAACAAATGAAGAACTGCTACAGCAAAGCTATTTATTTCCAGCAAACGCTGGCCAACCTCTTCCTTCCAACTGGAACACTATGGAAAATGCAGAAAATGATAATCCTGCAAATAGTAATATTTCAACGCAAGATGAATTCCACATTTCCAACATGCATGCGGCTGAAGATCAAGAACAGATTAGGGCTCTTTTAGAAAATGTTAAACAATCAGAATCAATTATTGACGGTGAAGCACTTACTCCAGAAGACATGACCGTGAACTTATTAAAACACCAGAGGCTAGGTCTACATTGGTTGTTACAAGTTGAAAGCTCTGCCAAGAAAGGTGGACTACTTGCTGATGATATGGGTTTAGGTAAAACTATTCAAGCCATTGCACTGATGCTGGAAAATAGGTCAGAAGACCATAAATGCAGAACCAATTTGATTGTCGCACCAGTTTCTGTCTTAAGGGTTTGGAAAGGTGAAATAGAAACGAAAGTGAAAAAGCGTGCAAAATTTAACACGTTTATTTTTGGAGGAGCCggaaatggaaaagtaAAGCATTGGAAAGATTTGGCCAGATATGATGCCGTCTTGGTATCTTATCAAACGTTGGCAAACGAATTTAAGAAGCACTGGCCAGAAAAGTTAGGTGGTGAACAAAAGCAGTTACCACCCGTGCCTCAAATTCAGGCATTAAATGCATTAAAGACTCGAAATGAGTACTACTCTCCGTTTTACTGTAATGACTCGATGTTTTACAGAGTTTTATTGGATGAAGGCCAAAAcattaaaaacaaaaatacaaGAGCGTCTAAAGCATGCTGCACTATAAACAGTATGTATAGATGGATTCTGTCCGGTACACCCATTCAAAATAGTATGGATGAACTGTACTCCTTAATAAGATTTTTAAGGATCCCACCTTATCACAAAGAGCAACGGTTTAAATTAGATATCGGAAGgttcttccaaaagaataagcaATACGAATATGACAATGAGGATAGAAAAAACGCACTAAAAAAGGTCAGGGTTTTATTAAACGCCATCATGCTTCGCCGTTCTAAGGCTGATAAAATCGACGGCGAACCTCTCCTAGAGCTTCCGCCTAAAATCGTAGAGATAGATGAATCGCAGCTGAAGGGCGGAGAACTAGAATTCTACACAGCTTTAGAATCAAAGAATCAAGTATTGGCCAAAAGATTGCTAAATAATTCTGCTAGGGGTAGTTATTCCGGTGTTCTTACGTTGCTGTTACGCCTAAGGCAAGCTTGCTGTCATTCAGAATTAGTCGTCATGggtgaaaaaaaggcagAAGGTACAAAGGTAGCGAATGGGAAAAGCTTTGAAAACGACTGGCTCAGACTCTACTTTAAAATCGGTCATATGAGCGAGGATGCACAGGCTCAAGTAATCACCTCGATGGATTCTATGACTTGTTTCTGGTGTATGGAGCAATTAGAACCAGAAGCCATGTCTATTTTGACAGGATGTGGTCATTTAATTTGCGATGCTTGCATTGAACCGTTTATCGAAGAGTCGTCTATGTTACCTCAGGCAAAGAAAGCTAAAGGTGGAGCTTTGGTACTTCCCTGCAAAGATTGCCAACGTTTaacaaatgaaaaagagattGTTTCACATAAACTATATGACCAGGTAATAAACCAAGGATTCACTAGGGAGGATTTACATGCCGAGTACTTAAGCGAAATGGAGAGACAAAAATTACAACAGAAGAACGTGTATGTGCCAGATTTCGAGAAGTTGGAACCGTCAACGAAAATAGAACAATGTATGGAAGTTATCCAAAGAGTTTTCGATGAGTCGccaactgaaaaaattatcattTTCTCTCAGTTTacaactttttttgaaattcttgaacATTTTCTGAGAAACAGACTACATATTccatatttgaaatatattGGATCTATGAATGCACAGAGAAGATCAGATGTTATCAACGAGTTTTACCGTGACCCAGAAAAGAGGGTACTTCTCATTTCAATGAAAGCTGGTAATTCAGGGCTCACGTTGACATGCGCGAACCATGTGGTAATTGTTGACCCATTTTGGAATCCCTACGTCGAAGAGCAGGCTCAAGATCGTTGTTATAGAATCAGTCAAACGAAGAAGGTTCAGGTTCATAAgcttttcatcaaaaattctGTCGAGGATCGTATTGCTGAATTacagaagaggaaaaaggaaatggtCGAT from Saccharomyces eubayanus strain FM1318 chromosome VIII, whole genome shotgun sequence includes the following:
- the ULS1 gene encoding translocase ULS1, whose protein sequence is MAAVPTIDLTLADSDNEDIFYSFSSSTSMDNTDVKKENIKTKKTGVEPSPFVGSMKQPLSHPYKVSLSKSKKYNILSKNETITNKDLSIEGNTKSFNMANRHNVVKGGIVVSPDDSEEKKDSNLNKQITELFSENEYANSAKDQEQNETEREMIQDKTEKEAVANIPSSYFSKDYNASEDDFEPNYSQNSTFKFQNDPNPNMDTHRLIEGDRNIKTEDNCLKEDEDLTKEMAAVNHHAIPFEAGASPKPEVESDFKDITTKISNSEPTLPSPSYVMPDEDIFKNGTAGVDENATVRLPGLRSDVPSLEQEESELFKHFSEQPFNIKEVDFTNKRKYSSDLEDKNTVKRPILPLRHLDDGTHEGSAAEQENNSIIILSDEEEPDVPMDDVQHDVKLPEFTTADKFGTVMPEVISLLDLPNINLDSPFIKGVSDSDSAITPEKQTPRSNSFIPQRDVKSEQGPESFHKEYNSLETLKKEHQVLLKELNSKESELRNALNSSKTNSEILRRKLTRREKEVSEAERHWQLLLTLMNRSGRTISSTQQILVDEAQNQLNTSKEKRQLTKAKLDSINMKMYNYNEQWKSFVHLKNLKLQKSLTALEQSIRENEASETVNKRSEHLAEKEKLDQMLKEGTLSFSKYKQLTSEIQKKLNDLNIENQRKKDNSHDTSILQQPLAKRDLFIKSIDTAKDLLAKNTSRTEMTKRILYKHLDNLITYKNFFEGGKSLIDVNRRNIARESAQVLFTNGVKMPIVFETLQDYGIKFSNPSLVNPDRRAQYFKSIEVARDLIMKSNRSEDAKRKITRFLNILEEFRKDIDTGFPPTPLKREGVGKAVVGLRQQGLKMEKLYENLRKYKVPLTNEELLQQSYLFPANAGQPLPSNWNTMENAENDNPANSNISTQDEFHISNMHAAEDQEQIRALLENVKQSESIIDGEALTPEDMTVNLLKHQRLGLHWLLQVESSAKKGGLLADDMGLGKTIQAIALMLENRSEDHKCRTNLIVAPVSVLRVWKGEIETKVKKRAKFNTFIFGGAGNGKVKHWKDLARYDAVLVSYQTLANEFKKHWPEKLGGEQKQLPPVPQIQALNALKTRNEYYSPFYCNDSMFYRVLLDEGQNIKNKNTRASKACCTINSMYRWILSGTPIQNSMDELYSLIRFLRIPPYHKEQRFKLDIGRFFQKNKQYEYDNEDRKNALKKVRVLLNAIMLRRSKADKIDGEPLLELPPKIVEIDESQLKGGELEFYTALESKNQVLAKRLLNNSARGSYSGVLTLLLRLRQACCHSELVVMGEKKAEGTKVANGKSFENDWLRLYFKIGHMSEDAQAQVITSMDSMTCFWCMEQLEPEAMSILTGCGHLICDACIEPFIEESSMLPQAKKAKGGALVLPCKDCQRLTNEKEIVSHKLYDQVINQGFTREDLHAEYLSEMERQKLQQKNVYVPDFEKLEPSTKIEQCMEVIQRVFDESPTEKIIIFSQFTTFFEILEHFLRNRLHIPYLKYIGSMNAQRRSDVINEFYRDPEKRVLLISMKAGNSGLTLTCANHVVIVDPFWNPYVEEQAQDRCYRISQTKKVQVHKLFIKNSVEDRIAELQKRKKEMVDSAMDPGKIKEVNSLGRRELGFLFGLNGL